AACACGAATACGCAGTTCTCCGGCCCGAAGCTCGGGCAGCACAGGTAACGCCGCTCGCTGTAGTCGTAGCTGCCGAAGCCCACCAGGGGCAGCGCTGCGTTCAGCACGCAGAAGAGCCAGACCGCCAGCAGGACTGCCCGACTCCGCCCCCTCGTCCAGATGCGACGGTAGCTGAGGGCGAAACAGATCTCAGTGAACTTGTCCACGGTGGCCcaggtgagcgagtgaatggacgaggtgagcagcagcaggaagaggaagcCGCTGCCCTGACAGAAGACGCCGGCGCCGGCATAACCGGACGGCCGCGTCAGGCTGGTGTGGGCGGCGAGCGGGAGGGCAGAGAGTCCGAGGGCGAGGTCGCTGACGCTGAAGCTCACGACGAGACCCGTGGTTTCAGAGCGCAGCTCCTTGTTGAGCAGAAGCACCGCCAGCAGGAGGAGGTTCCCGCACACGCACGCCACGCTGGACACGAGCATCAGAGCGCCGTACACTGTCCTCAGAGCAGCCACCATCTTTACCACCTCAaactgtttccatggcaacagtcTGTCATCTCATCTCACTTAATCCTGTCACTACTCCACTTTCTTCCTCTGCCTGTGTCAGGGCAGAGCCTGGATACTGAAAATGTCTGTGGAACTTGTGATAGTCCTGTCCAGTCCACTTTAGTCCAGTTTGAAGCTGTTAAACAATCAGATTATCAATCACTGATCACTTTGATCtttacagagagacagagaaggacagactgagagtgtgtgtgtgtgtgtgtgtgtgtgtgtctgtctccagAGAGGATGTTGCCGTGGTGCACCTGTCCGTCACCTGCTGAGATGATTgagaacacatacacacaaacacacagtaatgtcAACAGTTCTGTACATCCaatatcctgtgtgtgtgtgtgtgtgtgtgtcatcagccCACAGAGAGCTGAGGTGTgaagcagccaatcagagcgcagcactgacacacacacacacacacattctcactgtATTGTGTAGagtgtccaccagagggcgccTCGATCACCAAAATGATTCCTAACTTTAGTAAACgacgttttcttcttctgaaatGAACTGATCACTGATCAGGTTATTGATGAGTTATTGATGGATTATTGATGAGTTATTGATCAGGTTATTGACCTGGGTTGTTGATCAGGTTATTGATGAGTTATTGATTTGGTTATTGGTGAGTTATTGATGGATTATTGATCAGGTTATTGATCAGGTTATTGACCTGGGTGTGGTGTGTGTTGCAGCACAATGCTCCAATCCCTCAGGGTGGTCGTGGAGCGATCCAGTTCGTGACTCAGTACCAGCACTCGTCAGGACAGAAGCGGATCAGAGTGACCACCACGGCCAGGAAGTAAGACTGCAAGCCCCGCCCACTTGGTTGAGGTGTGCACTGTCTGTGTGAGGCTGCGTTTAAAACTGGTCTCTTTCTCGACTCCTCCCCCTCAGCTGGGCAGACGCTCAGACTCAGATCCAGAACATCGCGGCGTCCTTTGACCAGGAGGCGGCAGCCATCTTGATGGCGAGGCTGGCGGTTTACCGCGCCGAGACCGAGGAGGGGCCGGACGTCCTGAGGTGGTTGGACAGACAGCTGATCAGACTGGTACGACTGAGAGAGTGAAAACACGGAGCTGGACTATGCTGTCAGACTCtgaccttgtgtttttgttttccagtgtCAGAAGTTTGGAGATTACCACAAAGACGATCCAAACTCCTTCAGGTTCTCAGAGACCTTCTCTCTCTACCCTCAGGTGATCCACGTCCCATAATGCTCTGCTGTGATGAGTggctccacttcctgtctgacttcctgtttgtttgttgtagttCATGTTCCACCTGCGACGCTCGCCGTTCCTGCAGGTTTTCAACAACAGTCCTGACGAGAGCTCGTATTACAGACACCAGTTCAACCGTCAGGACCTGACGCAGGCGCTCATCATGGTGCAGCCGCTGCTCTACGCCTACTCCTTCAACGGCCCGCCAGAGGTACGCCCACGCGCCGTTGGGGCGGGGTAAGCACCTGTTGGCACAGGTTGACCATTattgatgtctgtgtgtgtgtttgtgtgtgtgtgtgtgtgtgtgtgtgttccagccTGTCCTGttggacagcagcagcattctTCCAGACAGAATCCTCCTGATGGACACGTTCTTCCAGATCCTCATCTACCAtggagaggtacacacacactcatgaacacgtgtgtgtgtgtgtgtgtgtgtgtgtgtgtgttcatgtgtgtgttcatgtgtgtgttcatgtgtgtgtgcagacggTGGCTCAGTGGAGAAAGGCTGGTTACCAGGAAATGTCTGAGTATGAAAACTTCAAACACCTTCTTCAGGCTCCAGTAGATGACGCTCaggagctgctgcacacacgtTTCCCTATGCCACGCTACATCGACACAGAGCACGGAGGCAGCCAGGtgacacgcgcacacgcacacacacgcacacacacgcacacacacgcgcacacgcacacacactacatcGACACAGAGGACGGAGGCAGCCAggtgacacacatacactcatgtAAACCATAAtcacttaatgtgtgtgtgcgtg
This genomic interval from Solea solea chromosome 18, fSolSol10.1, whole genome shotgun sequence contains the following:
- the LOC131444752 gene encoding melatonin receptor type 1B; protein product: MVAALRTVYGALMLVSSVACVCGNLLLLAVLLLNKELRSETTGLVVSFSVSDLALGLSALPLAAHTSLTRPSGYAGAGVFCQGSGFLFLLLLTSSIHSLTWATVDKFTEICFALSYRRIWTRGRSRAVLLAVWLFCVLNAALPLVGFGSYDYSERRYLCCPSFGPENCVFVLLWMSLGIVAPIVTTCSLYGYMVYAARKQARRGTFVCNELHCFYVPANVYLRSSVVMVATSACLLLCWTPFICVCLYETLSGQQTPPLTCALSVWLVLTSSALNSWITCMTQT